One region of Brassica napus cultivar Da-Ae chromosome A10, Da-Ae, whole genome shotgun sequence genomic DNA includes:
- the LOC106415183 gene encoding chlorophyllide a oxygenase, chloroplastic — translation MNAAVFTSSALSLPISFCKTRSSQLTRKKGVKGEFRVFAVFGEDSGLVEKKSQWGHLFDVEDPRSKTPPYKGKFMDVNQALEVARFDIQYLDWRARQDLLTIMLLHDKVVDVLNPLAREYKSIGTVKKELAGLQEELAKAHQQVHISEARVSTALEKLAHMEELVNDRLLPVRVATESDRPSYSTSVQDLDREKTNIGGKSLNVSGPVQPYSPHLKNFWYPVAFTADLKHDTMVPVDCFEQPWVIFRGEDGKPGCVRNTCAHRACPLDLGSVNNGRIQCPYHGWEYSTDGKCTKMPSTKLLNVKIKSIPCLEQDGMVWVWPGDEPPSPTLPCLQPPSGFVIHAELVMDLPVEHGLLLDNLLDLAHAPFTHTSTFAKGWSVPSLVKFLTPSSGLQGYWDPYPIDMEFKPPCIVLSTIGISKPGKLEGKSTEQCATHLHQLHVCLPSSRNKTRLLYRMSLDFAPILKNLPFMEHLWRHFAEQVLNEDLRLVLGQQERMFNGANIWNLPVAYDKLGVRYRLWRNAVDRGDDKLPFSG, via the exons ATGAACGCCGCCGTGTTTACTTCTTCTGCTTTATCTCTACCCATATCCTTCTGTAAAACTAGATCATCTCAACTCACCAGAAAGAAG GGAGTGAAAGGAGAGTTCAGGGTTTTTGCTGTGTTTGGGGAAGATAGTGGATTAGTTGAGAAGAAGAGTCAATGGGGGCATTTGTTTGATGTGGAGGATCCCAGATCGAAAACTCCTCCTTATAAAGGCAAGTTCATGGATGTAAACCAAGCTCTTGAAGTTGCTAGGTTCGATATCCAATATTTGGATTGGCGTGCTCGTCAAGATCTTCTTACCATCATGCTCCTTCACGACAAG GTCGTTGATGTACTGAATCCTCTAGCTCGTGAGTACAAGTCTATTGGTACTGTGAAGAAAGAACTAGCTGGATTGCAGGAGGAACTAGCGAAAGCACACCAACAG GTTCATATATCAGAAGCAAGGGTTTCAACTGCTTTAGAGAAGTTAGCTCACATGGAAGAATTAGTTAATGATAGGTTGTTACCAGTTAGAGTTGCGACAGAATCAGACAGACCTTCGTATTCAACCTCTGTCCAGGACTTAGACAGGGAAAAGACAAACATTGGTGGGAAAAGCTTGAATGTTTCTGGTCCGGTTCAGCCGTATAGTCCACACTTGAAGAACTTTTGGTATCCCGTTGCTTTCACTGCTGATCTTAAGCATGACacgatg GTACCAGTTGACTGCTTTGAGCAACCATGGGTCATCTTTAGAGGAGAAGATGGGAAACCAGGATGTGTACGGAACACATGTGCACATAGAGCGTGTCCTCTTGATCTCGGCTCGGTGAACAATGGTCGTATCCAATGCCCTTACCACG GATGGGAATACTCAACTGATGGAAAGTGTACGAAGATGCCATCTACAAAGCTACTGAATGTGAAGATAAAATCGATACCTTGTCTTGAACAAGACGGTATGGTCTGGGTTTGGCCCGGTGATGAGCCACCTTCACCTACACTTCCTTGTTTACAACCTCCATCAGGGTTTGTAATCCATGCCGAG CTTGTAATGGACCTACCGGTGGAACACGGGTTGCTACTAGATAATCTCTTGGATCTTGCGCATGCTCCATTCACTCACACATCTACTTTTGCAAAAGGCTGGAGTGTCCCAAG CCTGGTAAAGTTCTTAACACCATCTTCAGGTCTTCAAGGATACTGGGATCCGTATCCAATCGATATGGAGTTTAAACCACCTTGTATCGTGTTATCGACAATAGGAATCTCAAAACCTGGGAAGCTAGAAGGAAAGAGCACTGAGCAGTGTGCAACACATCTTCATCAACTCCATGTTTGTTTACCTTCTTCAAGAAACAAGACAAGACTTCTATACCGAATGTCACTAGACTTTGCTCCAATATTGAAGAATCTTCCATTCATGGAACATCTCTGGAGACATTTCGCTGAGCAg GTCTTAAATGAAGATCTACGGTTGGTTTTGGGACAGCAAGAAAGGATGTTCAATGGTGCAAATATATGGAACTTACCTGTTGCTTATGACAAGCTTGGAGTTCGGTATAGACTATGGAGGAACGCTGTAGATCGTGGTGATGATAAATTACCTTTCTCAGGCTAA